GATGCAGAAGTGCAGCTTTCGAATGATAGTTTAGAGAACAATGGCGTTTTTGTTTTAGAAAATGATACCACAGAAAACCTTACAATTCCACAAATAGATACAAGTGGAATTGTAATGCAGAGCAGTGATTTCAGTTGTGGACCGGCTGCACTTGCAACCGTCCTGAACAATCTTGGAGTCCATGCAACAGAGCAGGAACTGATAGTTCTTGCGGGCACAGATTCATCAGGGACAACAATGCACGGATTATCAGAAGCAGCGAAAGCAAAAGGTTTAAGTGCAACTGGTATGAAATTATCAGTTGATGATCTTAGACCCAACAACATTGTGCACATTATACTGGATGGCGAAGGCCATTACAGTGTAATCAGAGAAGTAAGTGAAAATAGTGTTTATCTTGCTGACCCAAGCCTTGGAAACATTGAAATGACCAGAGAAAAGTTTGCTGAAGTTTACACCGGCAATGCTCTGGTTATAACTGATCCCAACATGCAAGTTAATCAAACAGCAGAACAGGCTAATAACAGTACAGAAAATTTAACAGATACAGGTAGTATACAACCAGAAAATTTAACAGCTGAAGAAATGGAGAGTATTAAAGGACAGCAATTATCAGCCAGTGTACCAGCACCAGCCAGCATGCAACTGTCAGTAGAAGAGATGCAGAGTATCAGAGGAAAAGTTATTTGGAAAGTCATTGCAAAAGCTGCTGCAATAGGGGCAGTGGTTAGATTGGTGGAATATGTAGTAACCACCCCTAGGGACCAATTGAGCTGGGAAGGAGCTGGTAGAGCGGCGCTTTGGGGTGCAATAGAAGGTGCTGGTGTAATTATTGGAGCTCGTAAACTCCCAAGAAAGCCATCAAGGAGAAGAAGGTAAAAATAGATAGTATCTGCAGGGTTATCCTGCAAATACACTTTTTTACATGGAGTTGGAGGCGGATATTAAATGATAGAATTTATTATCATGAGGGGTTTTCTGTTTAGTATGGTGTTTTTAATGTTTACAGTTCTTATATATTATGGATGTAAGCTGCCCCTAAAAGAGTCTATTATAAGTGGGTTATTTATAGGGATTTTCTTTATGATTTCGGGAATTGCTTTTGAATATTATCAATTAATTACTGCAGGTATTATAACAGGAATTACAGTATCTTTATTGGTAATTGTTTATAGATACTATATATACAAGGCCTCCTTAAAGGATTCTATCATGTGGGGATTAATTGTGGGAATTATCGCTGCAATTGCATTTCCAATACTTAGATACTTGATTTTTTATTTGATTTGATAGCATAAATGAACGAAAAATGTTCCAAACCACAGGCATGATAGGCCGGCTATTAAAAGATATAAGGAATTGGATAGAATACGTAAGCGGCTTGAGAGAGGGCCCGATTGAGAGGGTTCGAGAGGGAAGTATCTGCAGAGGTAATAGTAGCAGCAGTGAAAGTAGCAATAGTAAAGGCAGTAAAATCATTATCATTAAGACAATAGGAACAATGAGTTTTGGAGCGTTACGACAACATATAGCTAGATATATACCGGAGTGGCTGAAGAGACATTGGAGATGGGCTGCAGGAGCGGCAGTCCATGCAGCAGTAGGTATTATGGAGTATAGGAACAATACTCCCGCTCACAAAAGGACCTATGAAGGGTATGCTTGGGCAGCGATTTCGGGTGCGTTGTTGAGGCTTATATAAATAGGGAGAATTAAAGGTGCGTTGTGGAATATTATGCTTAGGAGAAAGTAAGATTTAAGAAGAAAATAGAAGTATCTGCAGGATAGCCTGCAGCCGTCGAAAAAGGGTTCGTAAAATCGAAGATTTTACAGAACTGTCGGAAATCATGGATTTTCAGGCTTTGAAAACCTTTGGTTTTCAAAGATACATTTTTTTGGAGGATATTGAATGATGGGATATAGTATTTGGGATATTCTTTGGATTTGTTTTTCAATTTTACTTTTATTTTCCAGTTGTTCTTCTTACTTAGGTAAGGCTCCCTTAAAAAAGATTATTGCAGTTGAATTATTAGTCGTGATAGCCTTAATAGGAGTGTCATATCTTAGGAACTATCTACCATATCACATTGCCATTGGCGTATCTTACATTACACTGTTTTTATCAGTCTTTTTAGTTAGCAGATATTTAGCGAGGGAGTCCTTAAAAGAGTCTATTAAAGAGGGTTTATAGTTCTAATAGTTAGGAAATACAGCTACAGAAAGTGTAGATACACAGTTAAATGATACCACAGAAAACCTTACAATTCCACAAATAGATACCACTGGAATTGTGATGCAGTCAACTGATTACAGTTGCGGGCCAACTGCACTTGCAACAGTGCTGCAGAACATGGGTATAAACGCAACAGAAGGGGAACTTAAGGCTCTTGCAGGGACAGATTCGTCAGGGACAACAATGCACGGATTATCAGAGGCAGCGAAAGCAAAAGGTTTAAGTGCAGCTGGTATGAGATTATCAGTTGATGATCTTAAGCCCAACAACATTGTGCATATAATGCTGGATGGCGAAGGCCATTACAGTGTGGTAAGAGAAGTAACAGATACAAGCGTTTACCTTGCTGACCCATCACTTGGAAACATTGAAATGACCCGAGAAAAATTTGCTGAAATTTTCACCGGGAACGTGCTAGTGATAAGCGATCCTAACATGCAGGTTAATCAAACAGCAGAACAGGCTAATAACAGTACAGAAAATTTAACAGATCAAATAGATAATGTAACAAATCAAACCGATCAAATGCAAGACTTAACTAACTCAACAGATGCTAATGGTGCTACGGAACGAACAAACAACCAAGATAATGGGAATACAACATTAATAGGACCAGTAGCAAATGTAACAAATACTAATTCCACTAACTTGCTGACAAAAAACACCAACAATTTGACGAATGAGGAGATGCTGAATATTAAAGGAAAATCATGGCTTTTTCCATTATGGTTCGGTATTGAGATAGGTTATAGATATGCGACTCATAATAGATATGGAGCTGTAGATGGTTGGTGCTGGGCATCAGAACTAATTTCCGGTGCAGATATAAATAAGGATGGATGGGTTGGTGTACCTGATGAAGCGCGAAGATTTGGCGTGAATGGTGAAGGATACAGAGTTAAAGCGGCTTCAAAAATAAAGAAATCTAAGAAAAGAAAAAAATGATAATTGTAACTCCTATTTATTCTTTTTTTTAGAGAAAGGATATGAGATAATGGAAAGTTATAAAAAAGCGGTAATATTGTATGTAGTAATCTTTAGTTGTAGTTTGCTTATTTTAATAACAGTTAGCGAAGTTACCAGTAGGGTAATATTAGTTTTTTGGGTGCGGAATATTTGATATTAACAATTGGGATTATAATAATAATGTTTGCAGCTTCCATGATGAAAAAAATAATAAAAGATTTGATTCCTAAGGAAAAACGTTGAGAACTCTTCATAAAACTATTGCAAA
The DNA window shown above is from Methanobacterium sp. and carries:
- a CDS encoding C39 family peptidase — protein: MKKMMAVLLAVLIIGTTPAFAIPHGETADAMAVKGKGTAELAVQILENGSTGTEYNSTVNTDSIENNVSVALENDSDAEVQLSNDSLENNGVFVLENDTTENLTIPQIDTSGIVMQSSDFSCGPAALATVLNNLGVHATEQELIVLAGTDSSGTTMHGLSEAAKAKGLSATGMKLSVDDLRPNNIVHIILDGEGHYSVIREVSENSVYLADPSLGNIEMTREKFAEVYTGNALVITDPNMQVNQTAEQANNSTENLTDTGSIQPENLTAEEMESIKGQQLSASVPAPASMQLSVEEMQSIRGKVIWKVIAKAAAIGAVVRLVEYVVTTPRDQLSWEGAGRAALWGAIEGAGVIIGARKLPRKPSRRRR
- a CDS encoding cysteine peptidase family C39 domain-containing protein; translated protein: MQSTDYSCGPTALATVLQNMGINATEGELKALAGTDSSGTTMHGLSEAAKAKGLSAAGMRLSVDDLKPNNIVHIMLDGEGHYSVVREVTDTSVYLADPSLGNIEMTREKFAEIFTGNVLVISDPNMQVNQTAEQANNSTENLTDQIDNVTNQTDQMQDLTNSTDANGATERTNNQDNGNTTLIGPVANVTNTNSTNLLTKNTNNLTNEEMLNIKGKSWLFPLWFGIEIGYRYATHNRYGAVDGWCWASELISGADINKDGWVGVPDEARRFGVNGEGYRVKAASKIKKSKKRKK